The Gloeocapsa sp. DLM2.Bin57 genomic interval TAATTAAAAAAGTGGGGATGGGCATCGCCTCACTCAAAAACGGTCAATCATCTCTGAAGGTGAAAGATAAGAAGCCTACAGCGTAATCTTTGATTCGGTGTAGGAGTATGTCACTGGTGACTATAATAAGATAGATAAACAAGTAACAATATACTTTTCTATGTCTCGACTTTTAAAGCGTTGGGAATCACCTCGTAAAGAAGGACGTAATCATAAAGGTAGAGGTGGATCAGCCCGACAAAGACAACTCAAAAAACAACAAAATAGATTACGTCAAAAACTCAAAGGTTAGGAAACACAGTAAAATGAATGATCAATGGTTGGAAATTGGGGAGATTGTTGCTCCCCAAGGTTTAAAAGGGGAATTAAGGGTTAAAAATAGTAGTGATTTCCCCGAAAGATTTACCCAACTAGGGAAAAGATGGTTACAACGTCCCCAGGAGAGTGTCCCAGAAGTAGTAGAATTAGTCTCAAGTTACCCAATTCCTGGTAAGAATATTTATGTAGTTAAGTTAGCTCAAGTAAGCGATCGCACGGCAGCAGAAAACTTAAAAGGTGCTAAATTGTTGGTTGACAAAAGCGATCGTCCTGAATTAGGTGTTGATGAATATCACGTACCCGATTTAATTAACCTGTCGGTATATCATCAAATCGACGGGACGAAAATTGGGATAGTGACTGCTGTTTTATTTTTAGGTAACGATTTATTAGAAGTAACCCTAGAAGGGAAAGAAAATAAAGTCTTGATACCCTTTGTTAAAGAAATAGTACCCGTGGTAGATTTAGAAACTCAACGTATTGAAATTAATCCACCTGTGGGGTTATTAGAATTATAAATACAAAAAAGGGCTAGGTTTACCATAATAACTAATAGTAACCAACTGTTTAGCTCGGGTTGCTGCAACGTACAATAGCGATCGCTCCAGATTGAGAAGATTTTCACGTGTAGTTAGATCAGGAGCTGATTTTAAAGCTTTTTCCAGAGGGAGAATATCTTGATTAAGACAGGGAAGAAAAATATATTCAAACTGTAATCCTTTGACTCGGTGCATAGTCGTAATGCGCAGACCTGGTAGTGATTGATAGTCAGCTTCATTAGGGCGAATTTTGTAAGTAAGAATATTATATTTTTCTAAAGCTTGTTGGTAAATCTCAATCAAATAATTAGTTCTCAACACTAAACAAATACTCTCTAGAGGAACATGATTAGATATTTGCTTAATCTTTTGTTGTAAAAACTTGATTTCCTTTGTTTGGGAGGAGAATCCTTGAATCAAAGGTTCTTCACCACTGAGTAAAGAATGATAGTCTGTGAGGTTATCAGAGCGTCCATCGAGATCATCAAAGTTAATATCTTGTAATATAGACCTTGCCCACTGCCCAATCTGCTGTGTAGTACGATAATTGATTCTTAATTTACGCGATCGACCTCGAATCTCGATTCCACAACGACTCAACACCACCTGATGTGAATAGATACGCTGATGAGGATCACCGACGATAAAAAGATTATTTTTACTATTGCCAACCATAGCTAATAGTAAGCGAAAGACACCTTCACTCATATCTTGAGCTTCATCAACGATAATCGAGCGAAAAGGTAAGGACTTACCTTGAAGTAGATGATAAGCCTCTCGCAAAGCATCATCAAACTCCTTGAATCCCTCTTCTTGAAGGAGAGCGCGATATTGAGCGAATACTGACCAAACCGCTACTCTTTGGGTTCGCTGTAAACTAGTCCCCCTTCCTACCCGAGAAATCGCTAAATAATCCTTGAGAGTCAAAATATTATGAGCTTGGATCACTTTCTTCCACTCATCTTGATAAAAAGATAAAGACAGAGACAGAGAAGAAGGTGCTTGACGATAAACTTTCTGCCAAAGAGCTTTTACCTGGTCATCGTAGGCAATTTTGTTAGTTATACCTTCTTTTTTCAAAAAATTACTGACCCAAGAATCAATATTTTCTACATGAATACGCTTTTGTATCTCAGGTGAACAGATTTTACGCAAATTCATCTCAATATCAATAGCCAAATTTTTGCTAAAAGTGGTCAAGAAAATTAGGTCTTCTGGTTGATTAAAACGATGTTGAGCCAACCATTTAGCACGGTGCATCGCCACCACAGTTTTACCCGTACCTGCACCACCTAAGACGCGTACAGGACCTTTCCAATCCTTTTCGACGAGACGACGTTGACTAGGATGCAGAAACACTCGCCATTTTTCCAAAGGCTCTGTTAACATCGCCAACAAATCTGATTCATTTTCAACTACATAAAAACGGCGCTTACTATCATCTCTGTTTAAAGCTGTTTCTAAATTACTGGTATCTATATACTCTGTTTGTTTTTTCTGATGCTCTTCTAGTACCTTCTCTAGAGCATAACCCGCACCCAACATTACAATAGCATCGGCGGCTTCTTCGGGAAGCTGTGGTAAAAGTTGGTCAATATCCTCATCAGTAACTACAGATCTTACTGCTTCGAGGAACTCTTCAGGGACTCCTAAACGCAAAAAGTTACGGTTAGAAATATTTTGAAATCGACGAGGTATATCAGGAGTATAACGCTGATTAATCTCCGTTTCTGTACTTTTGGCTAACTCTAGATCGATGATTTGTACTGCTCCAGATTCAGGATTAATTTTACATAATCGATTTTGAGCCCAGTTATAAGCTAGATCATGGTGGTCGATCCATAATAATATATAAGTATGACCTTGCTCAGGTTGACGAACGATCGCTCTATAGGTTTGATCAACACGCAAAGATTTTAGATAAGGATCACGAGCGTGTCTAATGGACTCATAGTTTAATCCCCTGTGCTGAGGATTTTTTTGGAAATTATCGATTAATTTATGAGTTTTATGTTGAATTTGTTTAGGTAATTTGCTAAAAGCATCTAAAAAATCAAGAGATATCGCCAACCGAACAGGAGAAATAGACATAATTATTGATACCGTAGATATTTTTGACGAAAAACTTCTGGTTGTTCCAGGGTAGCTGCAACAGTAGAGACATTCCAGCCATAATTTTGAAAAGTTTGGCTGTAAGTATCATCGAGTAATAAAGCTGTTTTCTGCTCTACCCAAGCAAATTCAGCTTCACCGATAACTGTTCCTTTTTGATTAGTTAATTCGTAACCTACATTGGGAAATAACCATTTATATTGTCTCATATGAGCTAATAAAGTTAAACTATGTTCATCAAAGAGTATCTCTTCTAATTCTGTCCAGGGTAGTTCTGTTTGTGCTTCTAAGTTGGTTTCAACTGTAATAATTTCTTCTAGGTAGGGGGAAACAAAAGAGGAAGATTGGGGAATAACTGGGCTAGATTTATCTTGAGAGTTTTCTAAAGTTGTGCTGAGTAAATTTTCTTGAGTATTGGGTAAAACGTATTCGGTAAATAGCTCTTCTTCTGTCAAGAAATCTAAAATACTTTTTTTGTTAATCTTTTTAAGTAATTCTATTTCTTCATGCTTATTAGCAAGAGTTAAGGTTTGAAGTTGTTTTTTTATTTGCTCCCGGTTTGTAGCTAATTTCTGTAACCGATTGAGGATAAGGTGACTCATTCCTCCTGCTTGAGTTGTTGCCATGAAATCTTGGAGTTGTTGTTGAGTTATAGGTTTGATTTGTTCTGAAAATATTTTGGCAAAATTAGCTAAGATTCGCTGTTGATTATTGTGGCAAAATTCTAACCAATTATAGGGAAAAGATTTTGGCGGCAATTTTTGTATATTATTGAGAACAACTCCTAGTTTTTCTGGTAGTTCATCTACACTAATCCCACTAATTACCCAACAATCTAAGCTATAAGCGATTAATTGTTGTTTGAGAGTTATATCTAAATCTAAATAGAGTGAATCTACTCCCTGTTTAATTATTTTGACAGGCTTATATATTTGCTGTGTATTATTAGTTATCGTTATCGTTAGGGAGTCAGCATCTCTGATTTTACCTTCTGATAAGGGAGTATCTTGTACATAAATACCTTGTAATTTACTTTCTCGATAAAAGTTACGCAAGAAATTAGTTTTTGATTCACTTGGCTGCCTATAATTTCCTTGACATTGATAGCATAAACAAGGCATTTTTGTCCAAAGCAATAATTCACTAGGATCGCAGATAATCTGATGTCCACATTGATTACAGTTAAGGGAATAAGTCTGATTATTAAGTAGCAATGCTTCTGCTGCAATACCTCTAATTTGATTAGCTTTATCCACCTTCAAGATACCTTTTCTAACTAAGTTATCCAGGATAATTGCCGATAAATTTTCTAATTGATTAACAATTAAAGGTGAATAAGGGGAAAATATTTTATCTAGCCAATTTTGATACCAGGAAGTTGTTAATAAATTAACAGGTTTTTCAGGGGTAATATTAGCGAAAATTCCTACTTTTTGACGAAGATGATAGACTAAACCGAGGATAAATCGCTCTACATCTTCTAGTTGTAGTCTTTCTAGTCCACTAATTTGGCTAGTTAAAATCCCTAATAATTCTTGACAAGCTGGAGTGAAGAAGAGTTTTTCTAGACTTATACTACAGGTAGCTGTAGTTTCTAGTGAACCATGATCCCTAGATCTTAAACCAAGTTCGGCGATCGCTTCTGATTCTAAGCGTTGATTGAGTAATTGCAGTAATTGAGGAGATAATTTACCCGAGAGAGACTCTAAATCAGGGGGTAGAAATGTAGAGACATAATCTAGATCATTACCTAATTTAGCTCGCCAATAATTGGGAAGTTGTTGAGAAATTATTTGTACTGATATACCTTGACTAGTTGTAACTAAAAACTGAGCTAAAGCAATACGGATAGTAATTTGGTAGAGACTTGTTGTTAAGACATCTTCTGCTAAATCAGCGAAGACGGTTAATTCAGGGGAATGATTATGATAGGGGGAGTTATAGATAGTAGCAATCACCATGCTAGCTAAGCTAGTAACTCTCTTGACCATTTTAGTTAAGGAAGTTAAGGAAAATTGCACCTGAAATTCTACCCAGGGATTTCCTTCAGGATTGATAGCGATCGCCAAGAGGGAAAAGAGGCTATCTAGAACTAGTGTAGGATATTCAGGGTTATTGTGAGAGGGAAAACTATTAGTTTCAGCTAATTTTGTTTGTAAATCTTGTTGAGAAATAATTGGTTGAGAGTCAAAAATTTTGAAGATGTTGTGGATAATCGGTAAAGACTGGAGATGGTTGGCTAATTCACTATTCCAATTAGAGTTGAGGGGGAGATTAAACCAAAGTTGATATTGAGTTTCCAGATACTTGGTTAGGTTTTGGTAATTTTTGGGATTAAGTAGTTCACAGTCAGTAGGTATTGGTTGAGGGTTAATGGTAGCATCTACTAAAAATTCACTTGAACTGAGCCTATTTTCTCTGATTATCCCTGATGCTAAGAAAGTTTCATCAAATAGGGTTTTAGCGTAAGTTAAGAGTTCTTGCTGATTGTCTTTTACTGTTAAACTGACTAAAGTTCCTACACAGACTAAATGGTTTCTGGGTGTATTCAACCGTGCTTTAAGACGTCTGATTAAACCAGCTAAATCACTACTCTGTGTTTGGTCAAAGGTATGTAATGCTTCTATAACTAAGTAACGAAGGGTTGATGAGGTATTTCTTGCCCAAATCTGTTGATTAAGTGGACTCAACAGTAAATAATTGAGCATTTTAGGGCTAGTTAATAAGATATCTGGGGGATTTTGGCGCAGGATATTGATATCTGTGCTCTGATGTTTTTCTTCCCTCGAGGTATTGAGCAATAATCCCGCGCTCAGGTTATTGTTGAGTTTAGGGTTACCTTGAAGCAAACTAGCTAGATATTTTGATTGATTTATAGCTAAGGAGTCAAAAGGATAGACAAGAATAGCTTTTATACCTTTTTTGTGCTTATGTTGATAACAATGGTCTAAAATAGGCATTAAGTAGTATTCTGTTTGACTCGATGGTGTTTTTGTTACTATTAGTGTAGATTGATAATTAGGTGCTTGTAACCGTTTAAAGGCTAACTCCTGGTGAAGATAATGCGTAAAACCCAAACTCAGATCACGGATTGTTCCTTGACGCAAGGGTAATCCTAGAAAAAAAGAAGTATCTACCTGAAGAGAGTTTGCCAAACTAGGTGTCGCGAGACTAACTTCTGTAGCAAGAAACTCGGCGATACTGTTTTTGATTTCGCTAGCAAGTAGAGAAGGAATCATTTAATCTGGTTATGTAAGCTTAACCATAATCATAACATTACACACGATTTTCTAAAGCAATTTTAGCTTGTTCGCGATCGTCAAAGTGAATTTTAGTTGTCCCGAGAATTTGATAATCTTCATGACCTTTTCCCGCGATTAAAATAGCATCACCAGGTTTACCCAGGGCGATCGCTTTGTGTATAGCAGTCGCGCGATCGCTTTCTACTAGGGGAGTAACTCCGAGAGGGATTCCCTCTAAGATATCCGCAATGATTTGCTCGGGATTTTCTGTACGAGGATTATCGGAGGTAACCACGACTTGATCAGCTAGTGTTGCTGCTATTTTAGCCATCAGAGGGCGTTTGGTGCGATCGCGATCGCCTCCACAACCGAACACACAGATCATTTGTCCTGAAATAAAAGGTCTAGCAGCTGTTAATAAATTCTCTAAACTATCAGGAGTATGAGCATAATCAACAATAACGGTGATATCCTGATTAGGTTGTATTTGTACCCTTTCCATTCGTCCTGGAACACCAGGAAATTGTGCTAAACTAGTTAGGTCAATCTCAATACCCATAGCTAACACAGCAGCGTAAGCAGCGAGTAAATTAGCTAAATTAAATTGACCCACCAATGGTGAATTAAACTCTTTTATTCCCATTGGTGTATGAATTTTGCCACTTACACCAGTTGATTGATAGACTAAATCACTAGTCCAAATATCGGCGTTACTATCCTCAATACTATAAGACCAAACTTGCTCTTTAGCTAAGCTAGTAATCAAACGTTGACCATAAGCATCGTCTTGATTAATAATGGCACGTCCTTGAAGATATTCAGGGGTAAATAACAGAGATTTAGCTTGAAAATAATCTTCCATATCCCGATGAAAATCCAGGTGATCTTGGGTTAAATTAGTAAATACCCCTACTTTAAAACCACAACCTGCTACCCTACCTTGACTTAAAGCGTGAGAACTTACTTCCATGACTCCATATTGATTACCAGCAGCTACAGCTTGGGCTAATTGTGCTTGTAAATCTACTGCAAAGGGTGTTGTGTGTACTGCGGTTACCTGATGATTGCGCCAACGCGTGTAGAGAGTACCTAGTAAAGCTGTAGGTAAGTGAGATTGATTTAGGAAAAACTCGATGAGATGAGTAGTAGTTGTTTTTCCATTTGTCCCCGTTACCCCAATTAAAGATAATTTTTGCGCGGGATAACCATAAAATTTAGCAGCGATTTGAGCACAATCGGCGATAATATTTTCTGTAGCTACCACGCAATCAGCAGCAGTAGGGGGAACTTGATTAAAAGCATCAGGAGTAATTAAAGCGGCGATCGCTCCTTTGGCTATAGCATCACGCCAAAATGTACCTCCATCTACTTTAGTACCTGGCATACCAATAAACAAGTCTCCTGGTTGACAAGTTTGAGAATTAGTACTCAATCCTGTGATTTCTTTGGCTAAAC includes:
- the rimM gene encoding ribosome maturation factor RimM, producing the protein MNDQWLEIGEIVAPQGLKGELRVKNSSDFPERFTQLGKRWLQRPQESVPEVVELVSSYPIPGKNIYVVKLAQVSDRTAAENLKGAKLLVDKSDRPELGVDEYHVPDLINLSVYHQIDGTKIGIVTAVLFLGNDLLEVTLEGKENKVLIPFVKEIVPVVDLETQRIEINPPVGLLEL
- a CDS encoding DNA helicase gives rise to the protein MSISPVRLAISLDFLDAFSKLPKQIQHKTHKLIDNFQKNPQHRGLNYESIRHARDPYLKSLRVDQTYRAIVRQPEQGHTYILLWIDHHDLAYNWAQNRLCKINPESGAVQIIDLELAKSTETEINQRYTPDIPRRFQNISNRNFLRLGVPEEFLEAVRSVVTDEDIDQLLPQLPEEAADAIVMLGAGYALEKVLEEHQKKQTEYIDTSNLETALNRDDSKRRFYVVENESDLLAMLTEPLEKWRVFLHPSQRRLVEKDWKGPVRVLGGAGTGKTVVAMHRAKWLAQHRFNQPEDLIFLTTFSKNLAIDIEMNLRKICSPEIQKRIHVENIDSWVSNFLKKEGITNKIAYDDQVKALWQKVYRQAPSSLSLSLSFYQDEWKKVIQAHNILTLKDYLAISRVGRGTSLQRTQRVAVWSVFAQYRALLQEEGFKEFDDALREAYHLLQGKSLPFRSIIVDEAQDMSEGVFRLLLAMVGNSKNNLFIVGDPHQRIYSHQVVLSRCGIEIRGRSRKLRINYRTTQQIGQWARSILQDINFDDLDGRSDNLTDYHSLLSGEEPLIQGFSSQTKEIKFLQQKIKQISNHVPLESICLVLRTNYLIEIYQQALEKYNILTYKIRPNEADYQSLPGLRITTMHRVKGLQFEYIFLPCLNQDILPLEKALKSAPDLTTRENLLNLERSLLYVAATRAKQLVTISYYGKPSPFLYL
- a CDS encoding DEAD/DEAH box helicase translates to MIPSLLASEIKNSIAEFLATEVSLATPSLANSLQVDTSFFLGLPLRQGTIRDLSLGFTHYLHQELAFKRLQAPNYQSTLIVTKTPSSQTEYYLMPILDHCYQHKHKKGIKAILVYPFDSLAINQSKYLASLLQGNPKLNNNLSAGLLLNTSREEKHQSTDINILRQNPPDILLTSPKMLNYLLLSPLNQQIWARNTSSTLRYLVIEALHTFDQTQSSDLAGLIRRLKARLNTPRNHLVCVGTLVSLTVKDNQQELLTYAKTLFDETFLASGIIRENRLSSSEFLVDATINPQPIPTDCELLNPKNYQNLTKYLETQYQLWFNLPLNSNWNSELANHLQSLPIIHNIFKIFDSQPIISQQDLQTKLAETNSFPSHNNPEYPTLVLDSLFSLLAIAINPEGNPWVEFQVQFSLTSLTKMVKRVTSLASMVIATIYNSPYHNHSPELTVFADLAEDVLTTSLYQITIRIALAQFLVTTSQGISVQIISQQLPNYWRAKLGNDLDYVSTFLPPDLESLSGKLSPQLLQLLNQRLESEAIAELGLRSRDHGSLETTATCSISLEKLFFTPACQELLGILTSQISGLERLQLEDVERFILGLVYHLRQKVGIFANITPEKPVNLLTTSWYQNWLDKIFSPYSPLIVNQLENLSAIILDNLVRKGILKVDKANQIRGIAAEALLLNNQTYSLNCNQCGHQIICDPSELLLWTKMPCLCYQCQGNYRQPSESKTNFLRNFYRESKLQGIYVQDTPLSEGKIRDADSLTITITNNTQQIYKPVKIIKQGVDSLYLDLDITLKQQLIAYSLDCWVISGISVDELPEKLGVVLNNIQKLPPKSFPYNWLEFCHNNQQRILANFAKIFSEQIKPITQQQLQDFMATTQAGGMSHLILNRLQKLATNREQIKKQLQTLTLANKHEEIELLKKINKKSILDFLTEEELFTEYVLPNTQENLLSTTLENSQDKSSPVIPQSSSFVSPYLEEIITVETNLEAQTELPWTELEEILFDEHSLTLLAHMRQYKWLFPNVGYELTNQKGTVIGEAEFAWVEQKTALLLDDTYSQTFQNYGWNVSTVAATLEQPEVFRQKYLRYQ
- a CDS encoding UDP-N-acetylmuramoyl-L-alanyl-D-glutamate--2,6-diaminopimelate ligase; protein product: MKLTELIPAIAINPSCLAKEITGLSTNSQTCQPGDLFIGMPGTKVDGGTFWRDAIAKGAIAALITPDAFNQVPPTAADCVVATENIIADCAQIAAKFYGYPAQKLSLIGVTGTNGKTTTTHLIEFFLNQSHLPTALLGTLYTRWRNHQVTAVHTTPFAVDLQAQLAQAVAAGNQYGVMEVSSHALSQGRVAGCGFKVGVFTNLTQDHLDFHRDMEDYFQAKSLLFTPEYLQGRAIINQDDAYGQRLITSLAKEQVWSYSIEDSNADIWTSDLVYQSTGVSGKIHTPMGIKEFNSPLVGQFNLANLLAAYAAVLAMGIEIDLTSLAQFPGVPGRMERVQIQPNQDITVIVDYAHTPDSLENLLTAARPFISGQMICVFGCGGDRDRTKRPLMAKIAATLADQVVVTSDNPRTENPEQIIADILEGIPLGVTPLVESDRATAIHKAIALGKPGDAILIAGKGHEDYQILGTTKIHFDDREQAKIALENRV